A part of Melittangium boletus DSM 14713 genomic DNA contains:
- a CDS encoding PilN domain-containing protein yields MMIRINLLPIRKKVQQEAGRQILALFAVVLLGAAGGNIYWYMEQDSVVQGLHGGINATKARIAELDKTIGEVKNINTRKAEVEKKLAVLDELRRGRSGPVRMLDALSSSIPKKAWIHNFNEERGSVKLSGSAVSHDDVAELMRNLNGMVWTPKGIGRLVEQRREAKTSRVELLTAEVSIEEFPVTDIKPFFTNVDLKSTQQHGQASKPGEVSTVDFDISLSSNYAI; encoded by the coding sequence ATGATGATTCGAATCAATCTGCTGCCCATCCGCAAGAAGGTGCAGCAGGAGGCGGGCCGGCAGATCCTCGCGCTCTTCGCGGTGGTGCTCCTGGGCGCGGCTGGCGGCAACATCTACTGGTACATGGAGCAGGACAGCGTGGTGCAGGGGCTGCACGGCGGCATCAACGCCACCAAGGCCCGCATCGCCGAGCTGGACAAGACCATTGGCGAGGTGAAGAACATCAACACCCGCAAGGCCGAGGTCGAGAAGAAGCTCGCCGTGCTCGATGAACTGCGCCGTGGCCGCTCGGGCCCCGTGCGGATGCTGGACGCGCTCTCCAGCTCCATTCCCAAGAAGGCGTGGATCCACAACTTCAACGAGGAGCGTGGCAGCGTGAAGCTGAGCGGCTCCGCCGTGAGCCACGACGACGTGGCCGAGCTGATGCGCAACCTCAACGGCATGGTGTGGACGCCCAAGGGCATCGGCCGGCTGGTGGAGCAGCGCCGCGAGGCCAAGACGTCCCGCGTCGAGCTGCTGACGGCCGAGGTCTCCATCGAGGAGTTCCCGGTGACGGACATCAAGCCCTTCTTCACCAACGTGGACCTCAAGAGCACCCAGCAACACGGGCAGGCGTCCAAGCCCGGTGAGGTGTCCACGGTGGACTTCGACATCTCCCTCTCTTCCAACTACGCCATCTGA
- the pilQ gene encoding type IV pilus secretin PilQ codes for MLEESVVTRGKLMSVVAALAVATLSIGAEAAELNTLKDLKVVQTAAGAQVTVTGTRAPTFTVFRLSGPERLVVDLSSADATSIKGHHNGQGPVAGVVASQFSDERASVGRLLVALHQTAQYDVRADGNRVIISVDGAQSPAAVAAAAPAESKASPVAAEPEPKAVAPVAKAEPSAQEVKASSPRPVAEKAQALPENVVAAEVDEREVARPARRITGMSFNRDTLNIRADGEVARYEVLELADPPRLAVDVFGVGLAARAPRVQSGPVKELRVGAHADKVRLVLDVRDTMPSYRVERAGKGLAVVFDGKVAAKVKDAPASTPEKAVAENEPLRAAPVDAKLASVDVKELSFDDNETGGRVNLKLSGAVAWKVERPDPRSAVLTLDNARLPRRLERSLDTSDLQTPVKMVSAFAVPGEGNRVRVVVAADGAIEENVSQVAGGLSWRLSVKGVKTEQVAVTQRTAGFTAEAPTYAAEGAPQQARYRGKKVSFEFKDIDIQNLLRVIAEISKKNIVVADDVQGKVTIRLRNVPWDQALDLILRSKALGKEEIGNILRVAPLKSLEDEAKLRADRKKSLLVQEELVVNLVPVNYALASDMSARVKDVLSERGTVTVDTRTNVLIVKDVRANIEKARALVRNLDTQTPQVLIESRIVEANTSFSRELGVQWGGQAQAAQVTGNTTGLIFPSTAVVSGGLGGTSPGLPLNPNFAVNLPAAADVGTGGALGFVFGSAGGALTLNLRLSAAESEGTVKTISAPKVTTLDNNTARISQGVSLPFSQVSASGANTTFVEARLSLEVTPHITQDGSILMSISAQNNQPDPANTGANGQPAIQRKEANTQVLVKDGDTTVIGGIYVRRGSSQSNSVPFLSKIPVLGLLFKNHRETDNRQELLIFITPRILNRQTIAQTL; via the coding sequence ATGCTCGAGGAGAGCGTTGTGACGAGGGGCAAGTTGATGAGCGTGGTGGCGGCCCTGGCGGTCGCCACCTTGAGCATTGGGGCCGAGGCCGCCGAGCTCAATACGCTGAAGGATCTCAAGGTCGTCCAGACGGCGGCGGGTGCCCAGGTGACGGTGACCGGCACACGGGCGCCTACCTTCACCGTCTTCCGGCTGAGCGGTCCGGAGCGGTTGGTGGTGGACCTGTCGTCGGCTGACGCCACGAGCATCAAGGGTCACCACAACGGACAGGGACCGGTGGCTGGCGTGGTGGCCTCCCAGTTCTCGGACGAGCGCGCGAGCGTCGGCCGGTTGCTGGTGGCCCTGCATCAGACCGCCCAGTACGACGTGCGCGCGGACGGCAACCGGGTCATCATCTCGGTGGACGGGGCCCAGTCGCCCGCGGCCGTGGCGGCCGCCGCTCCCGCCGAATCCAAGGCTTCTCCGGTGGCTGCCGAGCCGGAGCCCAAGGCTGTTGCCCCTGTCGCGAAGGCGGAGCCCTCCGCGCAGGAGGTCAAGGCCTCCTCGCCGCGCCCCGTCGCGGAGAAGGCGCAGGCGCTTCCCGAGAACGTGGTGGCGGCCGAGGTGGACGAGCGCGAGGTCGCCCGGCCGGCGCGCCGCATCACGGGCATGTCCTTCAACCGTGACACCCTCAACATCCGGGCGGATGGCGAGGTCGCCCGCTACGAGGTGCTGGAGCTGGCGGATCCGCCGCGGCTCGCCGTGGACGTGTTCGGCGTGGGGCTCGCGGCCCGTGCGCCGCGCGTGCAGTCCGGCCCCGTGAAGGAGCTGCGCGTGGGTGCCCACGCGGACAAGGTCCGGCTCGTGCTGGACGTGCGTGACACCATGCCCTCCTACCGCGTCGAGCGGGCGGGCAAGGGCCTGGCGGTGGTGTTCGATGGCAAGGTGGCCGCGAAGGTGAAGGACGCCCCGGCGAGCACCCCGGAGAAGGCCGTGGCCGAGAACGAGCCCCTGCGCGCGGCTCCCGTGGACGCCAAGCTGGCCTCGGTGGACGTGAAGGAGCTGTCCTTCGACGACAACGAGACCGGTGGCCGGGTGAACCTCAAGCTCTCGGGCGCGGTGGCGTGGAAGGTCGAGCGTCCGGATCCCCGCAGCGCGGTGTTGACCCTGGACAACGCCCGGCTGCCGCGGCGGCTCGAGCGCAGCCTGGACACGAGCGATCTGCAGACGCCGGTGAAGATGGTGAGCGCCTTCGCGGTACCGGGGGAGGGCAACCGGGTGCGCGTGGTGGTGGCCGCCGACGGCGCCATCGAGGAGAACGTGAGCCAGGTCGCGGGCGGCCTGTCGTGGCGCCTGAGCGTCAAGGGCGTGAAGACGGAGCAGGTGGCCGTCACCCAGCGCACCGCGGGCTTCACCGCCGAGGCCCCCACCTACGCCGCCGAGGGCGCGCCCCAGCAGGCCCGCTACCGCGGCAAGAAGGTGTCCTTCGAGTTCAAGGACATCGACATCCAGAACCTGCTGCGCGTCATCGCGGAGATCTCCAAGAAGAACATCGTGGTGGCCGATGACGTACAGGGCAAGGTGACCATCCGTCTGCGCAATGTGCCCTGGGATCAGGCGCTCGACCTCATCCTGCGCAGCAAGGCGCTGGGCAAGGAGGAGATCGGCAACATCCTGCGCGTGGCGCCCCTCAAGTCGCTCGAGGATGAGGCCAAGCTGCGTGCGGATCGCAAGAAGTCGCTGTTGGTCCAGGAAGAGCTGGTGGTGAACCTGGTGCCGGTGAACTACGCCCTCGCCTCCGACATGTCGGCCCGCGTGAAGGACGTGCTGAGCGAGCGGGGCACGGTGACGGTGGACACGCGCACCAACGTGCTCATCGTGAAGGACGTGCGCGCCAACATCGAGAAGGCTCGCGCCCTGGTGCGCAACCTGGACACCCAGACGCCCCAGGTGCTCATCGAGAGCCGCATCGTGGAAGCCAACACCTCGTTCAGCCGTGAACTGGGCGTGCAGTGGGGTGGTCAGGCCCAGGCGGCTCAGGTCACCGGCAACACCACGGGCCTGATCTTCCCCAGCACGGCCGTTGTGTCGGGTGGTCTGGGTGGCACGTCACCGGGTCTTCCCCTCAACCCCAACTTCGCCGTCAACCTGCCGGCCGCCGCGGACGTCGGAACGGGTGGTGCGCTCGGCTTCGTCTTCGGCTCGGCGGGTGGCGCGCTCACCTTGAATCTGCGCCTGTCGGCGGCGGAATCCGAGGGTACGGTGAAGACCATCTCCGCTCCCAAGGTGACGACGCTGGACAACAACACCGCCCGCATCAGCCAGGGTGTGTCGCTCCCGTTCAGCCAGGTGTCCGCGTCGGGCGCGAACACGACCTTCGTCGAAGCGCGTCTGTCGCTCGAGGTCACGCCCCACATCACCCAGGACGGCAGCATCCTGATGTCCATCAGCGCCCAGAACAACCAGCCGGACCCCGCGAACACGGGCGCCAACGGTCAGCCCGCCATCCAGCGCAAGGAGGCCAACACCCAGGTGCTGGTGAAGGATGGAGACACGACGGTCATCGGTGGCATCTACGTTCGCCGCGGCAGCTCCCAGAGCAACTCGGTTCCCTTCCTGTCGAAGATCCCGGTGCTCGGTCTGCTCTTCAAGAACCACCGCGAGACGGACAACCGCCAGGAACTGCTCATCTTCATCACGCCGCGCATCCTCAACCGGCAGACGATCGCGCAGACCCTCTAG
- a CDS encoding type 4a pilus biogenesis protein PilO — protein MDKYLDRIVKAPPAVKFGGLAALVVLMTAANYFLVIDPMEQEMESLRAQQRKLDLDLAEKSEIAQNLNERRREMDVLEQKLAEALTELPENKDVEELLAQLNDIGKKSGLEISRVEPGPETVGGGDFFARIPIKMAVSGNYQEIAMFLQEVSTMRRIVNVNNIKLDGAKMKNEKVVLNSTFLATTFRFVNTTPPPPKTK, from the coding sequence ATGGACAAGTACCTCGATAGAATCGTGAAGGCGCCTCCCGCGGTGAAGTTCGGCGGGTTGGCCGCGCTGGTGGTGCTCATGACCGCCGCCAACTACTTCCTCGTCATCGATCCGATGGAACAGGAGATGGAGAGCCTGCGCGCCCAGCAGCGCAAGCTCGACCTGGACCTGGCGGAGAAGAGCGAGATCGCGCAGAACCTCAACGAGCGTCGGCGCGAGATGGACGTGCTGGAGCAGAAGCTCGCCGAGGCGCTCACCGAGCTGCCCGAGAACAAGGACGTCGAGGAACTGCTCGCGCAGCTCAACGACATCGGCAAGAAGTCCGGCCTGGAGATCTCCCGCGTGGAGCCGGGGCCGGAGACGGTGGGCGGCGGAGACTTCTTCGCGCGCATCCCCATCAAGATGGCCGTGAGCGGCAACTACCAGGAGATCGCCATGTTCCTCCAGGAGGTGTCGACCATGCGGCGCATCGTGAACGTCAACAACATCAAGCTCGATGGCGCCAAGATGAAGAACGAGAAGGTCGTGCTCAACAGCACGTTCCTCGCCACGACGTTCCGCTTCGTCAACACGACTCCGCCTCCGCCGAAAACCAAGTAG
- a CDS encoding pilus assembly protein PilP translates to MKTIHSMLMSGALALSLAGCGEDAPPPPPPPVAKPAQAEAPKPKPAETTATASTYVYNYNPVGKRDPFRSPIEDMVRESPTAGSSGPPCNEALCQWDIDQLKLVAVVTGDANPMAMVEDPMGRGHVVRRNTRMGRQGGKVTQILRDEVVVTETITTPERVVYNPVKLGLKQEVKMDPAYNLMTGKNWEQ, encoded by the coding sequence ATGAAGACGATCCACTCCATGTTGATGTCGGGGGCTCTGGCCCTCTCACTCGCGGGTTGCGGCGAGGATGCGCCGCCTCCTCCGCCGCCGCCCGTGGCCAAACCGGCCCAGGCCGAGGCTCCCAAGCCGAAGCCCGCAGAGACGACGGCGACCGCGAGCACCTACGTCTACAACTACAACCCGGTGGGCAAGCGCGATCCGTTCCGCAGCCCCATCGAGGACATGGTTCGCGAGTCCCCCACGGCCGGCTCTTCGGGCCCGCCGTGCAACGAGGCCCTGTGCCAGTGGGACATCGACCAACTCAAGCTGGTGGCCGTGGTGACGGGTGATGCCAACCCCATGGCCATGGTGGAAGACCCGATGGGTCGCGGCCACGTCGTTCGCCGCAATACCCGGATGGGCCGCCAGGGTGGCAAGGTGACCCAGATTCTTCGCGACGAGGTCGTGGTCACGGAGACCATCACCACGCCGGAGCGGGTCGTCTACAACCCGGTGAAGCTGGGTCTCAAGCAGGAGGTCAAGATGGATCCTGCGTACAACCTGATGACGGGCAAGAACTGGGAGCAGTAG
- the pilM gene encoding type IV pilus assembly protein PilM, which translates to MAKGKLALGLDIGSTSVKMILLKEQRKRGQVNYALQSFGMKPLPPEAIVDGALMNSTAIVQALQELLTELKIKSKDVAIGVSGHSVIIKKIQMPRMSQEELEESIQWEAEQYIPFDVKDVNIDTQILDAGGNDATGQMDVLLVAAKKDMINDYTTVVSESGLQPVVVDVDAFAVQNMFAANYDVPDKETVVLINAGASVVNINIISNGITVFTRDVTIGGNQFTEEIQKQLNVSYEEAETLKIGGTSSDADAVVPQEVERVLLSVAEQVAGEIQRSLDFYAGTAVDANFTKVYLSGGTAKIPALFKTIETRVGVPVEILNPFRKIDVDNRKFDPAFIMEVAPMAAVAVGLALRRPGDKVG; encoded by the coding sequence ATGGCGAAGGGAAAGCTGGCTCTCGGTCTTGATATCGGATCGACCTCGGTGAAGATGATTCTGCTCAAGGAGCAGCGCAAGCGGGGTCAGGTGAACTACGCGCTGCAGAGCTTTGGCATGAAGCCGCTGCCGCCCGAGGCCATCGTGGACGGCGCGCTCATGAACTCCACCGCCATCGTCCAGGCGCTGCAGGAACTGCTCACCGAGCTGAAGATCAAGAGCAAGGACGTCGCCATCGGCGTGTCGGGCCACTCGGTCATCATCAAGAAGATCCAGATGCCCCGCATGAGCCAGGAAGAGCTCGAGGAGAGCATCCAGTGGGAGGCGGAGCAGTACATCCCCTTCGACGTCAAGGACGTGAACATCGACACGCAGATCCTCGACGCGGGTGGCAACGACGCCACCGGCCAGATGGACGTGCTGCTCGTGGCGGCCAAGAAGGACATGATCAACGACTACACCACCGTGGTCTCCGAGTCGGGGCTGCAGCCGGTGGTGGTGGATGTGGACGCCTTCGCCGTCCAGAACATGTTCGCCGCCAACTACGACGTCCCCGACAAGGAGACCGTGGTGCTCATCAACGCGGGCGCCTCGGTGGTGAACATCAACATCATCTCCAACGGCATCACGGTGTTCACCCGTGACGTGACCATCGGCGGCAATCAGTTCACCGAGGAGATCCAGAAGCAGCTCAACGTCTCCTACGAGGAGGCCGAGACGCTCAAGATCGGCGGCACGAGCAGTGACGCGGACGCGGTCGTTCCCCAGGAAGTGGAGCGGGTGCTCTTGAGCGTGGCGGAGCAGGTGGCCGGTGAAATCCAGCGCTCGCTGGACTTCTACGCGGGCACCGCCGTGGACGCCAACTTCACCAAGGTCTACCTGTCGGGCGGAACGGCCAAGATTCCCGCGCTGTTCAAGACCATCGAGACGCGCGTGGGCGTGCCCGTGGAGATCCTCAACCCCTTCCGGAAGATCGACGTGGACAACCGCAAGTTCGATCCCGCCTTCATCATGGAGGTGGCGCCCATGGCCGCGGTGGCGGTGGGGCTGGCGCTGCGGCGGCCCGGCGACAAGGTTGGCTGA